The Antedon mediterranea chromosome 7, ecAntMedi1.1, whole genome shotgun sequence genome has a segment encoding these proteins:
- the LOC140055317 gene encoding dimethyladenosine transferase 1, mitochondrial-like, with product MTAVMRLPPLPTLREIIRLYGLRAEKHLSQNFLMDLKLTNKFVKQAGKLEGHHVCEVGPGPGAITRSILQAGVQNLVVVEKDKRFKESLQMLAEASNGTLSVVLDDILRFQFENHFPKEILREWQDDCPNLHLIGNLPFNVSTPLIMQWLEAVSNRTGPFSFGRTRMLLTFQKEVAERLVAPANDVQRSRPSIMAQYLCSVKHCYDIPGAACVPKPKVDIGVVHLVPLKQPLINLPFKLVDKVVRSVFHFRQKYCRRGVEILFPAGRDDLVAEMFQVTVIDPTTKPYNLTMDDFKSLCWAYHDICERIPGLIDYDYR from the exons ATGACAGCAGTTATGAGATTACCTCCGCTTCCAACTTTGAGGGAGATTATTCGACTTTATGGGCTTCGTGCTGAAAAACATCTTTCGCAAAATTTTTTAATGGATCTCAAATTGAcaa acaAATTTGTTAAACAAGCAGGGAAGTTGGAAGGTCATCATGTATGCGAGGTCGGTCCTGGACCAGGGGCAATAACGCGGTCTATTCTCCAAGCGGGTGTACAGAATTTAGTAGTTGTTGAAAAAGATAAACGCTTTAAAGAAAGCCTTCAG atGTTAGCTGAAGCATCAAATGGAACGTTGAGCGTTGTCCTAGATGACATCTTACGATTTCAATTTGAAAATCATTTTCCAAAAGAAATTTTGCGTGAATGGCAAGATG ATTGTCCCAATTTGCATTTAATTGGAAATCTTCCATTTAACGTCTCTACACCACTCATCATGCAGTGGCTAGAAGCTGTGTCTAACCGTACTGGACCATTCTCATTTGGTAGGACAAGGATGTTGTTGACATTTCAGAAAGAAGTGGCAGAG CGTCTAGTAGCACCTGCAAATGATGTTCAGCGTAGTCGTCCATCCATAATGGCTCAGTACCTGTGTAGTGTAAAACACTGCTATGATATCCCGGGAGCTGCCTGTGTACCAAAACCAAAG GTTGATATTGGAGTTGTCCATCTTGTTCCACTGAAGCAACCACTCATTAACCTACCATTTAAGTTGGTAGATAAAGTCGTCAGATCTGTATTTCATTTTCGACAAAAATATTGTAGAAGAGGTGTTGA AATTTTATTCCCAGCAGGTAGGGATGACCTAGTTGCTGAAATGTTTCAGGTCACAGTTATCGATCCAACCACAAAGCCTTATAACTTGACAATGGACGATTTTAAATCCCTCTGTTGGGCCTATCACGATATATGTGAAAGGATCCCGGGCTTGATCGATTATGACTATCGGTAA